TGGGCTCGCAATATTAATCCTGACGGCAGTGATAAGTTGTGATTGCACTTAAGGGTCTTGAGCCATTTGCTGCGGGTGGCAACCGCTGGTGCTATGTCGACCCCGAAGATGACAGTCGCTGCATCAAGGTTCGGCGGCCTGACTTTAGTATAGAAGAGCGTCGTCGCAGTAAAGGTTTCCCTAAAAACCTTAAGCCGCTATCGAGCTTTGACGATAGCTTGGATGAATTTAAGGTGATGGCTGCCTTGGAACGTTATTACCCTGACGAGGTTTTTGACCATGTTAGCCGCTGCTATGGCTTTTTCGAGACCGATATGGGGCGGGGATTAAGTTCTGAGTTGATCAGAGATGATAGCGGTGCTGTGTCGATCTCTTTAAAGCAATATCTTTGGGAGTATGAATACAGCGATGATTGTCGCGAGGCGGTAATGGCGTTATGCGCGCACTGGTTGAAGTTTCGGGTGCCTTCCAGAGATTTGATTTTGCACAATCTTGTGGTGCAGCGCGAGCTCTGTGATTTAGATGAGCCCAGAATAAAGCGCCTGGTAGTCATTGACGGTTTGGGCAGTGCTGGGCTTATACCCGGTCACCGTATGCCTGACTTTGTGCAATTGAAAAAAGCCCAGCGCAAGGTGAACAACTTACACGAACGGATTGATGATCTGTTAGGTGATAAAGCGGCGGGAAGAGGACGCGGAATGCACGGCTTCTTGTTTCACCGTGGACAGTCATAAGGCCAAACGACCTTCTTTCGGTCTTCTTATTTCGCCGCGGTGTAAGCGAGCAGTTGCAGGGCTATTTGTCCCCACTGAAATTCATTTTCCGCCCGGCTCTGTGCTTTTTTGCCCATGTTTTGTAGGCTACTTGGGTCGTTCAGCATTTTTTTTATGCTGAGATAGACGTCATTTTCATCGTCACCGTTGCAAAGTAAGCCGGTCTCACCGTCAACAACTGCGTCACCTGCTCCTCCAGCTCGGCCAGCAAGACTTGGCACGCCAAACATCGCTGCTTCCAAGTACACAATACCGAAGCCCTCAACAGATTTACCTTCAATGCGGCAGGGCATAGCGAATAAGGTGGCTTTGCTTAGAAGTGCCGCGCGCTCCCCGTTGCTAACCCGCCCGCAGAATTTCAGCTTGTCTTCGACTCCTAGATCAATAGCCTGCTGGCTTAACTGTTCTTGGAGCGGGCCAGAGCCAGCGACCATGTAAATTAGATTAGGAAAGTCAGCTAGTAGGCGTGGCAGGATATTGATTATCTTATCTTGTCCCTTGCGTTCTTCTAAGCGCCCTACAGTGACCAGTACTGGGTGGTGGCCGCCGGTCCATGCGGCAACAGTTTCAATATCTTTAGCCGTGGCTTGGCATGGTAGATTCACCCCGGGATGCAGTATTTGCAGCGTATCAGTCTGCGTCAAATAGGGTTTTAGTCTGTCGGCTGTGAATTGTGAGTTGGCTAATACAAGCTGTGCGCGGGACAGGGTCTTAGCGATGCGCTGGCGTTTCTTTGTACTGCTTTGCTCTGGGAACTCCATGCCGTGAGCGATGCACGCGGTAATGGTGTTTTTGCCGGCAGCGACGAGCTCCAGGCTTTTCCAGCTGTCACAAATTAGCAGGGAATCGCTGGGCCCCTTGAGCACCTTTTGGACTCGCTTCGCTTTCAGGTAGCGGCGGAGTATTTTTGGTCCGCCAATTCGCTCTATCGCAAAGGGCAATGTAGTGTCGAATTGGGCTTGGTCTTTCTCTGTAGGCGCGTCGCAAATAACTCGAACAGTTTGGCCAATATTGTGAAGTGCGAGGGCCAATTCATACATATAGTTTTGAATGCCACCCGCCGCAGGTGGAAAGTTCTGAGTACTGATAATAATGTTATTACTGTGCATTGGTATTATTCCGGTGCCCGCATGTCATTGTCAGGACCTTGCAGCAGTTGATTGCTCAGCTCCTTAAATTCTGCGATAAGGGGTTTGAGTGTTAAGATAGCGGCCCCTTGGGGCTAGCCTTGTGCCGATGTTTCTTGAGGGGACAGAATATAAAGGTCCCGCTGGGTACTTACAAGACGTTGATGTGCCTGCTAGATATTGCGTAATGTTAAAGAGGGCGTATGCCAAATAATTGCTTGTGCTGGGTGATAAGCCTAAACCCCAAGGCGGAAAATACCGAAAAACTCATTAAGGACCTGCATGCTCAGGGGATTAATGCAGAGGTCTTTCCTGCGATTGACGGCCGAGGCAATGCACCTGTTTTAGAGGGTGGTGAGCGTCTTAGAAATAGCTTGGCAATGGTTCGGCATGGAAAATGCCTAACGGGTAGCGAGCTAGGTTGCTATTTATCCCACTTGCGAGCAGTTAAAAAGGCCTAT
This window of the Zhongshania sp. R06B22 genome carries:
- a CDS encoding YrbL family protein; translation: MIALKGLEPFAAGGNRWCYVDPEDDSRCIKVRRPDFSIEERRRSKGFPKNLKPLSSFDDSLDEFKVMAALERYYPDEVFDHVSRCYGFFETDMGRGLSSELIRDDSGAVSISLKQYLWEYEYSDDCREAVMALCAHWLKFRVPSRDLILHNLVVQRELCDLDEPRIKRLVVIDGLGSAGLIPGHRMPDFVQLKKAQRKVNNLHERIDDLLGDKAAGRGRGMHGFLFHRGQS
- a CDS encoding glycosyltransferase family 4 protein — protein: MHSNNIIISTQNFPPAAGGIQNYMYELALALHNIGQTVRVICDAPTEKDQAQFDTTLPFAIERIGGPKILRRYLKAKRVQKVLKGPSDSLLICDSWKSLELVAAGKNTITACIAHGMEFPEQSSTKKRQRIAKTLSRAQLVLANSQFTADRLKPYLTQTDTLQILHPGVNLPCQATAKDIETVAAWTGGHHPVLVTVGRLEERKGQDKIINILPRLLADFPNLIYMVAGSGPLQEQLSQQAIDLGVEDKLKFCGRVSNGERAALLSKATLFAMPCRIEGKSVEGFGIVYLEAAMFGVPSLAGRAGGAGDAVVDGETGLLCNGDDENDVYLSIKKMLNDPSSLQNMGKKAQSRAENEFQWGQIALQLLAYTAAK